One Halostagnicola kamekurae DNA segment encodes these proteins:
- the rpl4p gene encoding 50S ribosomal protein L4, whose amino-acid sequence MQATVRDLDGADAGEIELPAVFDTQFRPDLIARAVRTSQANRKQDYGADEFAGMRTPAESFGSGRGMAHVPRENGRARRVPQAVSGRKAHPPKAEKDQTESINTKEKKLAVRSAIAATTDAELVAERGHQFDDDAELPLVVSDEFEDLVKTKEVVSFLEEVGIDADIERADEGRNVRSGRGTTRGRKYDTPKSILFVTSSETGPSRAARNLAGADVATAAEVNAEDLAPGTQPGRLTVWTESALEEVAER is encoded by the coding sequence ATGCAGGCAACAGTACGCGACCTGGACGGTGCAGACGCAGGGGAAATCGAGCTCCCGGCGGTCTTCGACACGCAGTTCCGCCCGGACCTGATCGCCCGTGCCGTCCGCACGTCACAGGCCAACCGAAAACAGGACTACGGCGCCGACGAGTTCGCGGGCATGCGAACGCCCGCCGAATCGTTCGGTAGCGGCCGCGGCATGGCCCACGTTCCGCGAGAGAACGGACGCGCACGACGCGTTCCACAGGCTGTCTCGGGACGAAAGGCACACCCGCCGAAAGCCGAGAAGGACCAGACTGAATCGATCAACACGAAAGAGAAGAAACTGGCCGTCCGCAGCGCGATCGCTGCGACGACCGACGCCGAACTCGTGGCCGAGCGCGGTCACCAGTTCGACGACGACGCCGAGCTCCCGCTGGTCGTCAGCGACGAGTTCGAGGACCTCGTCAAGACGAAGGAGGTCGTCTCCTTCCTCGAGGAAGTCGGCATCGACGCCGACATCGAGCGCGCCGACGAGGGTCGAAACGTCCGATCCGGACGTGGGACGACCCGCGGACGGAAGTACGACACGCCGAAATCGATCCTCTTCGTCACCTCGAGCGAGACCGGTCCGTCGCGGGCCGCTCGCAACCTCGCCGGTGCCGACGTCGCGACCGCCGCCGAAGTCAACGCGGAGGACCTCGCGCCGGGCACCCAGCCGGGCCGACTGACGGTCTGGACCGAAAGCGCACTCGAGGAGGTGGCCGAGCGATGA
- a CDS encoding 50S ribosomal protein L23: MKSIIDYPLVTEKAMNDMDFENKLQFVVNVDATKPEIEDVVEERFDVGVTDVNTQITMNGTKKAIVKLSEDDDAQEVASRIGVF, from the coding sequence ATGAAATCGATCATCGACTATCCGCTCGTCACCGAGAAGGCGATGAACGACATGGACTTCGAGAACAAGCTCCAGTTCGTCGTCAACGTCGACGCCACCAAACCGGAGATCGAAGACGTCGTCGAAGAGCGCTTCGACGTCGGCGTCACCGACGTCAACACGCAGATAACGATGAACGGAACCAAGAAAGCAATCGTCAAACTCTCCGAGGACGACGACGCACAGGAAGTCGCCTCGCGAATCGGGGTGTTCTGA
- a CDS encoding 50S ribosomal protein L2 produces MGRRILGQRRGRGTPTFRAPSHRYKANLEHKKPEDSDIVRGTVVDVEHDPARSAPVVAVEFEDGDQRLILAPEGVTVGDEIQVGISAEIKPGNTLPLAEIPEGVPICNVEANQGDGGKFARSSGVNADLITHDRDAAVVQLPSGEVKRLDPQCRATIGVVAGGGRTEKPFVKAGNKYHKMKARGTKWPRVRGVAMNAIDHPFGGGGRQHPGKPKSVSRDAPPGRKVGDISSRRTGRGGNK; encoded by the coding sequence ATGGGACGACGAATTCTCGGACAACGACGCGGACGCGGGACGCCGACGTTCCGTGCTCCCTCACACCGGTACAAGGCAAATCTCGAGCACAAAAAGCCCGAGGACAGCGATATCGTTCGCGGGACGGTCGTCGACGTCGAACACGACCCTGCCCGCTCCGCGCCGGTCGTCGCCGTCGAGTTCGAAGACGGCGATCAGCGACTCATCCTCGCGCCGGAGGGCGTGACGGTCGGCGACGAGATTCAGGTCGGCATCTCCGCGGAGATCAAGCCCGGGAACACGCTCCCGCTGGCGGAGATCCCCGAGGGAGTCCCGATCTGTAACGTCGAGGCCAACCAGGGCGACGGCGGCAAGTTCGCCCGCTCCTCTGGGGTCAACGCGGACCTGATCACACACGACCGCGACGCGGCGGTCGTACAGCTTCCAAGCGGCGAGGTCAAGCGCCTCGACCCGCAGTGTCGTGCGACCATCGGTGTCGTCGCCGGTGGCGGTCGAACGGAGAAGCCGTTCGTCAAGGCAGGGAACAAATACCACAAGATGAAAGCGCGAGGCACGAAGTGGCCTCGCGTCCGCGGTGTTGCGATGAACGCGATCGACCACCCCTTCGGTGGCGGTGGCCGCCAGCACCCCGGCAAGCCCAAGTCCGTCTCGCGGGACGCGCCGCCGGGACGAAAGGTGGGCGACATTTCCTCGCGCCGAACCGGCCGAGGTGGTAACAAATGA
- a CDS encoding 30S ribosomal protein S19: MSSDYRTGREGEFTYRGHTLEELQEMDLDDVVELLPARKRRSIERGLSVEQEKLLEKAREKDEETTANAPIRTHLRNMPILPEFVGLTFAVYNGQSFERVRVEPEMIGHYLGEFQLTRTSVEHGQAGIGATRSSKFVPLK, from the coding sequence ATGAGTTCTGACTACCGAACCGGCCGTGAAGGTGAGTTCACCTACCGCGGCCACACGCTCGAGGAACTGCAGGAGATGGACCTCGATGACGTCGTGGAACTGCTGCCCGCTCGCAAGCGGCGAAGTATCGAACGCGGCCTCTCGGTCGAGCAGGAGAAACTGCTCGAGAAGGCCCGCGAGAAAGACGAGGAGACGACAGCGAACGCGCCGATCCGCACGCACCTCCGGAACATGCCGATTCTCCCGGAGTTCGTCGGACTCACGTTTGCCGTGTACAACGGCCAGTCCTTCGAGCGCGTGCGAGTCGAACCCGAGATGATCGGTCACTATCTCGGCGAGTTCCAGTTGACCCGGACGTCCGTCGAACACGGACAGGCCGGTATCGGTGCGACTCGCTCGTCGAAGTTCGTCCCACTGAAGTGA
- a CDS encoding 50S ribosomal protein L22, which produces MGINYSVDADPDSTAKAMLRERHMSHKHSKEVARELKGRTVGDAQAYLQDVIDEKQSVPFRSHNSGVGHRSDVEGWDAGRYPEKVSEEFLDLLENVTANAEHQGFDGESMEIVHVAAHKVGESVGRKPRAMGRASSWNTPQVDVEIVVESADAADEGGEN; this is translated from the coding sequence ATGGGAATCAACTACTCAGTCGACGCCGATCCGGACTCCACTGCAAAGGCGATGCTCCGGGAGCGTCACATGAGCCACAAGCACAGCAAAGAGGTCGCACGCGAACTCAAGGGTCGAACCGTTGGGGACGCCCAGGCGTACCTGCAGGACGTCATCGACGAGAAGCAGTCGGTTCCGTTCCGCTCGCACAACAGCGGCGTCGGACACCGATCGGACGTCGAGGGCTGGGACGCCGGCCGCTACCCGGAGAAGGTCAGCGAGGAGTTCCTCGACCTCTTAGAGAACGTCACCGCGAACGCGGAACACCAGGGGTTCGACGGGGAATCGATGGAAATCGTCCACGTCGCCGCCCACAAGGTCGGCGAGTCCGTCGGCCGGAAACCGCGCGCGATGGGACGGGCCTCGTCGTGGAACACGCCGCAAGTCGACGTCGAGATCGTCGTCGAATCGGCAGACGCCGCCGACGAGGGAGGTGAGAACTAA
- a CDS encoding 30S ribosomal protein S3, producing the protein MADEHQFIENGLQRSQIDEFFEEELGRAGYGGMDVAKTPMGTQIVLKAEKPGMVIGKGGENIRKVTTALEDRFNLEDPQIDVQEVEEPDLNARIVADRLSNALERGWYFRKAGHTTIDRIMEAGALGAEIVLSGKVTGARSRVEKFNRGYIKHNGEPAEEVVDHGQGVAVMKLGTIGVDVKIIPPGAELPDDFQIHDDMDPEEVVPDAVEANEGVEELLEGEPEADEATEADEDEDAAPEADTDESDLDEEVVEEVIEEEVESEEPDAEADDSAEDVEEDLDELEEDVEAEAEELLDEMEAADDEDAEEGDS; encoded by the coding sequence ATGGCAGACGAACACCAATTCATCGAAAACGGCCTACAGCGATCGCAGATCGACGAGTTCTTCGAAGAGGAACTCGGTCGTGCGGGCTACGGTGGCATGGACGTCGCCAAGACGCCGATGGGAACCCAGATCGTTCTCAAAGCGGAGAAACCTGGGATGGTCATCGGCAAAGGCGGCGAGAACATTCGGAAGGTGACGACGGCCCTCGAGGACCGATTCAACCTCGAGGATCCACAGATCGACGTTCAGGAGGTCGAAGAACCCGACCTGAACGCTCGAATCGTCGCCGACCGACTCTCGAACGCACTCGAGCGCGGCTGGTACTTCCGCAAGGCCGGTCACACGACGATCGACCGGATCATGGAAGCCGGCGCGCTCGGTGCCGAGATCGTCCTCTCCGGAAAGGTGACGGGCGCACGCTCGCGCGTCGAGAAGTTCAACCGTGGCTACATCAAGCACAACGGCGAGCCCGCCGAAGAGGTCGTTGACCACGGCCAGGGCGTTGCGGTCATGAAACTCGGCACCATCGGCGTGGACGTCAAGATCATCCCGCCGGGAGCCGAACTCCCCGACGACTTCCAGATCCACGACGACATGGATCCCGAAGAGGTCGTCCCCGACGCCGTCGAAGCGAACGAAGGCGTCGAAGAGCTGCTCGAGGGCGAGCCCGAAGCGGACGAGGCTACGGAAGCTGACGAGGACGAGGATGCTGCGCCAGAAGCCGACACGGACGAGTCCGACCTCGACGAAGAAGTCGTCGAGGAGGTCATCGAAGAAGAAGTCGAATCCGAGGAGCCCGACGCGGAGGCCGACGATTCCGCCGAGGACGTCGAGGAGGACCTCGACGAACTCGAGGAAGACGTCGAAGCCGAAGCCGAGGAGCTTCTAGACGAGATGGAAGCGGCGGACGACGAGGATGCCGAGGAGGGTGATTCCTGA
- the rpmC gene encoding 50S ribosomal protein L29 — MAILHVAEIRDMTAAERAAELEELETELLNQKSVLAAGGAPENPGRIGELSRTIARIKTIQQEEGDLEDNASSSGGSETAADTDE, encoded by the coding sequence ATGGCGATCCTCCACGTCGCGGAGATCCGTGACATGACGGCCGCGGAGCGAGCGGCGGAACTCGAGGAACTCGAGACCGAGTTGCTCAACCAGAAGTCCGTTCTCGCGGCCGGCGGTGCGCCGGAGAACCCGGGTCGCATCGGCGAACTGAGCCGCACCATCGCGCGGATCAAGACGATCCAGCAGGAAGAAGGCGACCTCGAGGACAACGCGTCTTCGAGCGGTGGCAGCGAAACCGCGGCTGACACAGACGAATAA
- a CDS encoding ribonuclease P protein component 1 produces MALTPETLPRHELNGLPVRVVESDDEGQEGLEGRVVVETMKTLSIEVCVPPEAERWRDCSTVDREDGTSRVVMVPKSGTVFEFAITDEAAGDEKSSGTASKLADTQPSSSGEDRAGAPTDGCRADWHAAGEDVAYVTVDGSRLLSRPARRTETSGDSPWQ; encoded by the coding sequence ATGGCACTCACACCAGAGACACTCCCGCGACACGAACTCAACGGACTTCCGGTCCGCGTCGTCGAGAGCGACGACGAGGGACAGGAGGGCCTCGAGGGCCGCGTCGTCGTCGAGACGATGAAGACGCTCTCGATTGAGGTCTGCGTTCCGCCCGAGGCGGAACGCTGGCGAGACTGTTCGACGGTCGATCGTGAAGACGGAACGTCTCGGGTGGTGATGGTGCCGAAATCGGGCACGGTATTCGAGTTCGCGATCACAGATGAAGCCGCCGGGGACGAGAAGTCCTCGGGGACTGCGTCCAAACTGGCCGACACTCAACCCTCGTCTTCCGGCGAGGACCGAGCCGGCGCTCCTACCGACGGCTGTCGTGCCGACTGGCACGCCGCTGGCGAGGACGTAGCCTACGTTACGGTCGATGGATCGCGGCTGCTCTCACGACCCGCCCGACGAACAGAAACGTCAGGTGACTCACCATGGCAATAG
- a CDS encoding 30S ribosomal protein S17 produces the protein MAIGLDVTTPPEPENPEEYDYEKCPFYGELSVRGQILEGTVVSTDMDKSVVVEREYDVTVPKYDRQMKRRSRIPAHVPGVLEPLSVGDTVKIAETRPLSKTKSHVVVEVTEEATAEDLAELTRQSEPERELSAEDVAADADEDETDGDQ, from the coding sequence ATGGCAATAGGACTAGACGTAACAACGCCTCCGGAACCAGAAAACCCGGAGGAGTACGACTACGAGAAGTGTCCGTTCTACGGCGAGCTTTCCGTTCGAGGACAGATCCTCGAGGGAACAGTCGTCTCGACGGACATGGACAAGTCCGTAGTCGTCGAGCGAGAGTACGACGTGACGGTTCCGAAGTACGACCGTCAGATGAAACGTCGCTCGCGCATTCCGGCACACGTGCCGGGCGTGCTCGAGCCGCTCTCGGTCGGTGACACGGTCAAGATCGCAGAGACCCGACCACTGTCGAAGACGAAATCGCACGTGGTCGTCGAAGTAACCGAAGAAGCGACCGCCGAGGACCTCGCCGAGCTGACCCGTCAGAGCGAACCGGAACGGGAACTCTCGGCCGAGGACGTCGCCGCGGACGCGGACGAAGACGAAACCGACGGTGATCAGTGA
- a CDS encoding 50S ribosomal protein L14, producing the protein MEAMKADVTQGLKKGSLVTCADNTGARELKIISVSGYHGTKSRQPKAGIGDKVTVSVTKGTPEMRRQVLEAVVVRQRKSIRRPDGTRLKFEDNAAVIIDENEEPRGTEIKGPIAREVAERFGAIASTATMIV; encoded by the coding sequence ATGGAGGCGATGAAAGCCGACGTCACCCAGGGACTCAAGAAGGGGTCGCTGGTCACGTGTGCCGACAACACCGGCGCGCGGGAACTCAAGATTATCAGCGTTTCGGGCTACCACGGCACCAAGAGCCGCCAGCCGAAGGCGGGCATCGGTGACAAAGTGACCGTCTCGGTCACGAAGGGTACTCCCGAGATGCGCCGACAGGTCCTCGAGGCCGTCGTCGTACGCCAGCGGAAGTCGATCCGCCGGCCCGACGGCACGCGGCTGAAGTTCGAGGACAACGCGGCGGTCATCATCGACGAGAACGAAGAGCCCCGCGGCACGGAAATCAAGGGCCCGATCGCCCGCGAGGTCGCAGAGCGCTTCGGAGCAATCGCCAGCACGGCAACGATGATCGTATAG
- the rplX gene encoding 50S ribosomal protein L24, with protein sequence MSEQPHKQRNETARAPLHQRQKQLHATLSDDLRDEYDTRRTRVNAGDTVEVMRGDHAGEEGEVLRVDLTEQVIHVEDVTIETADGEEVPRPLESSNVRITELDLEDDRREARLEGETA encoded by the coding sequence ATGAGCGAACAACCACACAAACAGCGAAACGAAACTGCGCGTGCCCCGCTTCACCAGCGACAGAAGCAGCTTCACGCCACCCTTTCGGACGATCTCCGCGACGAGTACGACACGCGTCGCACCCGCGTCAACGCGGGCGACACGGTCGAAGTCATGCGCGGCGATCACGCCGGAGAGGAGGGTGAAGTGCTGCGTGTCGACCTTACCGAGCAGGTGATCCACGTCGAGGACGTGACGATCGAGACGGCAGACGGCGAGGAAGTGCCGCGGCCGCTCGAGTCCTCGAACGTTCGCATCACCGAACTCGATCTCGAGGACGACCGACGCGAGGCGCGCCTGGAAGGTGAGACTGCATGA
- a CDS encoding 30S ribosomal protein S4e, protein MSKHQKRLSVPKSWPVERKTETFTVKAGAGPHGEAGVPLVVLLRDVLGYVDSKKEARYALSEDSILVNGDAINDEQRPIGMFDIVAFPDLEEYYRIFPDEGGRLALTPIDADAADSRLGKIENKQQVTGGDTQLTLHDGTNVIVDDEYSAKDSLVIDNDDKSIVAHFPYEEGELVTAVRGNHAGKIGTIENIEVTRGSGSNIVTVETDDELFETVEEYVFVIDEKFTGDDE, encoded by the coding sequence ATGAGCAAGCATCAGAAACGACTCTCGGTACCGAAATCTTGGCCCGTCGAACGCAAGACCGAGACGTTCACCGTCAAGGCCGGCGCCGGCCCGCACGGTGAAGCTGGCGTTCCGCTGGTCGTTCTCCTGCGGGACGTTCTCGGCTACGTCGACTCGAAGAAAGAAGCGCGCTACGCGCTCTCGGAGGACTCGATCCTCGTCAACGGCGACGCGATCAACGACGAACAGCGCCCGATCGGCATGTTCGACATCGTCGCGTTCCCGGACCTCGAGGAGTACTATCGAATCTTCCCCGACGAGGGCGGTCGGCTCGCGCTGACCCCGATCGACGCCGACGCGGCCGATAGCCGCCTCGGCAAGATCGAAAACAAACAACAGGTCACGGGTGGGGACACCCAGTTGACGCTGCACGACGGAACGAACGTCATCGTCGACGACGAGTACAGCGCGAAAGACTCGCTGGTCATCGACAACGACGACAAATCGATCGTCGCCCACTTCCCGTACGAGGAGGGCGAACTCGTGACGGCCGTTCGCGGCAACCACGCCGGCAAGATCGGAACGATCGAGAACATCGAAGTCACGAGGGGGAGCGGATCCAACATCGTGACCGTCGAGACCGACGACGAGCTGTTCGAGACCGTCGAGGAGTACGTCTTCGTTATCGACGAGAAGTTCACGGGTGATGACGAATGA
- a CDS encoding 50S ribosomal protein L5 — MSEASDAEFHEMRQPRVEKVVVHMGVGRGGRDLGKAEDIIEEVTGQQSVRTQAKRTEPEFGIREGEPIGTKVTLRDDDATEFLETALALADLSANQFDDTGNFSFGVEEHTDFPSQEYDPSIGIYGLDVTVNLVRPGYRVSKRDKATQQIPSRHRLTPEDAIAYLEASFDVDVEESTDE, encoded by the coding sequence ATGAGCGAAGCGAGCGACGCCGAGTTCCACGAGATGCGCCAACCGCGCGTCGAGAAGGTCGTCGTCCACATGGGTGTCGGCCGCGGTGGCCGCGACCTCGGGAAAGCCGAAGACATCATCGAGGAAGTCACCGGCCAGCAGAGCGTTCGAACGCAGGCCAAACGGACCGAACCCGAGTTCGGAATCCGCGAGGGAGAGCCGATCGGTACCAAAGTCACGCTCCGCGACGACGACGCGACCGAATTCCTCGAGACGGCCCTGGCTCTCGCCGACCTCTCGGCGAACCAGTTCGACGACACGGGGAACTTCAGTTTCGGTGTCGAGGAACACACCGACTTCCCGAGTCAGGAGTACGACCCGAGCATCGGGATCTACGGGCTTGACGTGACTGTCAACCTGGTCCGACCGGGATACCGCGTCTCGAAACGCGACAAAGCGACCCAACAGATTCCATCGCGACATCGACTGACGCCCGAGGACGCGATCGCGTACCTCGAGGCCAGTTTCGACGTCGACGTGGAGGAGTCCACAGATGAGTGA
- a CDS encoding 30S ribosomal protein S14: MSESENDRTGEHAEKRTGQIEACQRCGRKQGLVGKYDINLCRQCFREIARDMGFKKYR, encoded by the coding sequence ATGAGTGAAAGTGAAAACGATCGAACGGGCGAACACGCCGAAAAGCGCACGGGCCAGATCGAGGCCTGCCAGCGCTGCGGTCGAAAGCAGGGGCTCGTCGGCAAGTACGACATCAACCTCTGCCGGCAGTGCTTCCGCGAAATCGCCCGCGACATGGGATTCAAGAAGTACAGATGA
- a CDS encoding 30S ribosomal protein S8 — MTGNNPLSNALSGLDNAEDVGHLSHEVQPASNEIGSVLEVFYDRGYIDGFDLVDDGKAGTFEVELKGAINECGPVKPRYAVGADEFEKWEKRFLPARDFGTLVVTTSSGIMSHYEAREKGIGGQVIAYVY; from the coding sequence ATGACAGGGAATAATCCGCTCAGCAACGCGCTTTCGGGGCTCGACAACGCGGAGGATGTCGGGCACCTGAGCCACGAGGTACAGCCCGCCTCGAACGAAATCGGCAGCGTGCTCGAGGTCTTTTACGACCGCGGGTACATCGACGGATTCGATCTCGTCGATGACGGAAAGGCCGGAACGTTCGAAGTCGAACTGAAAGGAGCGATCAACGAATGTGGGCCCGTCAAACCCCGCTACGCCGTCGGTGCCGATGAATTCGAGAAATGGGAGAAACGGTTCCTCCCGGCTCGAGACTTCGGGACGCTCGTCGTCACGACGAGCAGTGGCATCATGAGCCACTACGAGGCGCGCGAGAAGGGGATTGGAGGGCAGGTGATCGCATACGTCTACTAA
- a CDS encoding 50S ribosomal protein L6 — protein sequence MRVELEIPDEVTAEVDHLDVTVEGPEGTITRRLWYPDVTVEVEDDTVVIESDNEDAKTNATVGTFESHIENAFHGVTAGWEYKMEVFYSHFPMQVRAEGSEVVIENFLGEKAERRTTIHGDTDVSVDGEQLTLVGPNKEDVGQTAADIEQLTKVKGKDTRVFQDGVYITEKPATGGA from the coding sequence ATGCGAGTTGAACTGGAAATTCCCGACGAAGTAACTGCCGAGGTCGACCATCTCGACGTGACCGTCGAGGGTCCGGAAGGCACCATCACGCGGCGTCTCTGGTATCCCGACGTGACCGTCGAGGTCGAAGACGACACCGTGGTCATCGAAAGTGACAACGAGGACGCGAAAACGAACGCGACCGTTGGCACCTTCGAGAGCCACATCGAGAACGCCTTTCACGGCGTGACCGCGGGCTGGGAGTACAAGATGGAAGTCTTCTACTCTCACTTCCCGATGCAGGTCCGCGCGGAAGGCAGCGAGGTCGTCATCGAGAACTTCCTTGGCGAGAAGGCAGAGCGACGAACGACTATCCACGGTGACACCGACGTCTCCGTCGACGGTGAGCAACTCACCCTCGTCGGTCCTAACAAAGAGGACGTCGGACAGACCGCGGCTGACATCGAACAGCTGACGAAGGTCAAAGGAAAGGACACCCGCGTCTTCCAAGACGGGGTCTACATCACCGAAAAGCCGGCAACCGGAGGTGCCTGA
- a CDS encoding 50S ribosomal protein L32e — MADDEHADDTDEQATSEAVDAGDEPEDLESISGVGASKADALRDDGYESVTDVKEASQDDLAEIDGIGNALAARIKADVGDLEVSEETEAEIEDEDAEAEVDEDVETELQPRGLVEKTPELSENEQRLLSQRSAEGKPQFNRQDYHMKKRTPESWRRPRGQLSKQRKGVKGKGPKVQAGYRTPKAVRGKHPSGFEEVYVENTDDLEGVDGDTQAVRIASSVGARKRERIEELAEDDGVRVLNPTYVEVEVEDEQ; from the coding sequence ATGGCAGACGACGAACACGCAGATGACACTGACGAACAGGCCACCTCGGAAGCGGTCGACGCGGGCGACGAGCCCGAAGATCTCGAGAGCATCAGCGGCGTCGGCGCGAGCAAAGCCGACGCGCTTCGCGATGACGGATACGAGTCCGTCACGGACGTCAAAGAGGCGTCACAGGACGACCTCGCCGAGATCGACGGCATCGGCAACGCGCTCGCCGCGCGTATCAAGGCCGACGTCGGCGACCTCGAGGTTTCCGAGGAGACCGAAGCCGAGATCGAAGATGAAGACGCCGAGGCGGAGGTCGACGAAGACGTCGAGACGGAACTGCAACCACGCGGTCTCGTCGAGAAGACGCCGGAGCTCTCGGAGAACGAACAGCGTTTGCTGAGCCAACGCAGCGCTGAAGGCAAACCGCAGTTCAACCGGCAGGACTACCACATGAAAAAGCGGACGCCCGAATCCTGGCGACGCCCGCGCGGTCAGCTCTCGAAGCAGCGCAAAGGCGTCAAAGGAAAGGGGCCGAAGGTTCAGGCCGGCTACCGAACGCCGAAAGCCGTTCGAGGCAAACACCCGAGCGGCTTCGAAGAGGTCTACGTCGAGAACACGGACGACCTCGAGGGTGTCGACGGCGATACCCAGGCGGTTCGGATCGCCTCCTCGGTCGGCGCTCGCAAACGCGAGCGAATCGAGGAACTCGCCGAAGACGACGGCGTTCGCGTGTTGAACCCGACCTACGTGGAAGTCGAAGTGGAGGACGAACAATGA
- a CDS encoding 50S ribosomal protein L19e: MTDLSAQKRLASDVLDVGENRVWLDPEAQSDIAEAITRDEIRDLVDQGVIQAEEASGNSRGQARERNAKRAYGHQNGPGKRRGKKGARQNEKDEWTKQIRAQRRKLRELRDKGELTPTQYRQLYKKAGGGEFRSVRYLLNYIDDNYGDQ; this comes from the coding sequence ATGACTGATCTTTCCGCACAGAAACGACTGGCGTCCGACGTCCTCGACGTCGGCGAGAATCGTGTCTGGCTCGATCCCGAGGCCCAGTCCGACATCGCCGAGGCGATCACGCGTGACGAGATCCGCGACCTCGTCGATCAGGGCGTTATCCAGGCCGAGGAAGCGAGCGGGAACTCCCGCGGACAGGCCCGTGAGCGCAACGCGAAACGCGCGTATGGCCACCAGAACGGCCCGGGCAAGCGCCGCGGCAAGAAGGGCGCACGCCAGAACGAGAAAGACGAGTGGACCAAACAGATTCGCGCACAGCGCCGAAAGCTCCGCGAACTTCGCGATAAAGGCGAACTGACGCCGACGCAGTACCGTCAGCTCTACAAGAAAGCGGGCGGTGGCGAGTTCCGAAGCGTTCGGTACCTGTTGAACTACATCGACGACAACTACGGTGACCAATAA
- a CDS encoding 50S ribosomal protein L18, translating to MATGPRYKVPMRRRREVRTDYHQRLRLLKSGKPRLVARKSNKHTTAQLISPGPQGDETIASAHSSDLAEYGWEAPTGNIPAAYLTGLLAGKRAVESDLEEAVLDIGLNTATPGNKAFAVQEGAIDAGIEIPHNDSVLADWERTRGEHIAEYAESLDEPLYSGEFDATELPEHFDDVREAILE from the coding sequence ATGGCGACAGGACCACGATACAAAGTACCGATGCGTCGTCGCCGCGAGGTCCGGACGGATTACCACCAGAGGTTGCGCCTGCTGAAATCGGGCAAGCCCCGCCTCGTTGCTCGCAAGAGCAACAAGCACACTACGGCGCAGCTGATCTCCCCCGGACCCCAGGGCGACGAAACGATCGCGAGTGCACACTCGAGCGACCTAGCCGAGTATGGCTGGGAAGCACCGACGGGGAACATTCCGGCGGCGTACCTGACCGGCCTGCTGGCCGGCAAACGCGCAGTCGAATCCGATCTCGAGGAGGCGGTCCTCGACATCGGTCTGAACACGGCGACGCCCGGCAACAAGGCCTTTGCCGTTCAAGAGGGTGCGATCGACGCCGGTATCGAGATACCCCACAACGATAGCGTCCTCGCGGACTGGGAGCGAACTCGCGGCGAGCACATCGCCGAGTACGCTGAGAGCCTCGACGAACCGCTCTACAGCGGCGAGTTCGATGCGACCGAACTACCCGAACACTTCGATGACGTACGAGAGGCGATCCTAGAATGA